The Panicum virgatum strain AP13 chromosome 5K, P.virgatum_v5, whole genome shotgun sequence genome has a window encoding:
- the LOC120709597 gene encoding rust resistance kinase Lr10-like isoform X1 yields the protein MRGFLIVALLLCLHKDGVYMATASADEDLSNYSPPSRCSKHGPEIRFPLQLESSKPYTSSSLCGSPCIKLACSGQDTILVDPVLAPYKVIAVDYRSATLTIIPRLNYSPCRLIANFMSASSMIPYDIDYPGYTFYSGFAVHCFKKFTPSTDGDYIVGPIFCLSNATHFFYLVYARADMSILPLDCKAVSNGTIPIPVADIMPYTTFKEQVEMILNNAAMTVGWWIHEYEPEFAFSGTQCGRQTGFCEFTERNVNGSTMFVSQCNYELGIAYNCTHCERQGRHCAFSSQMNQTFCMHHGSRVKVIAATSSAAALVILLMAATALYLSLKSKYNEEINLKVEMFLKTYGTSKPTRYTFSEVKKIARRFKKKVGQGGFGSVYKGELPNGVPVAVKVLENSTGKGDEFVNEVATIGLIHHANIVRLLGFCSQGTRRALIYEFMPNESLEKYIFMHASGASQEHLVPNKMVDIALGIARGVEYLHQGCNKRILHFDIKPHNILLDYNFNPKISDFGLAKLCARDQSIVTLTTARGTMGYIAPELYSRNFGDVSYKSDVYSFGMLVLEMVSGRRNSDPSVDNQNEVYLPEWIFERVITGNDLVVLAREMTGEEKRKIRQLAIVALWCIQWNPRNRPSMTKVVNMLTGRLENLQMPPKPFIPSQSHPAP from the exons ATGAGAGGATTTCTTATCGTAGCCCTTCTGCTCTGTCTTCACAAAGATGGAGTGTACATGGCCACCGCATCGGCTGATGAAGACCTCTCCAACTACTCTCCGCCATCTCGGTGCAGCAAACATGGGCCAGAGATCAGGTTCCCACTCCAGCTTGAATCCAGCAAACcctatacatcatcatcattatgTGGATCACCATGCATAAAGCTAGCATGCTCTGGCCAGGACACCATTCTGGTTGACCCAGTCCTTGCTCCATACAAAGTGATTGCAGTAGATTACAGGAGCGCAACCTTGACAATTATCCCACGTTTAAACTACTCTCCCTGCCGCTTGATTGCCAACTTCATGTCAGCAAGTTCTATGATCCCATATGATATAGACTATCCTGGATATACTTTCTATAGTGGATTTGCGGTACACTGTTTTAAAAAGTTCACACCAAGTACTGATGGTGATTATATAGTTGGCCCAATCTTTTGCCTTAGCAACGCAACACACTTTTTCTATTTGGTGTATGCTCGTGCAGATATGTCTATTCTTCCGTTGGACTGCAAGGCAGTCTCAAATGGCACTATTCCAATTCCAGTGGCAGATATCATGCCATATACAACATTCAAGGAACAAGTAGAAATGATCCTCAACAATGCCGCAATGACTGTCGGTTGGTGGATTCATGAGTATGAACCAGAATTTGCTTTCAGTGGCACACAATGCGGACGTCAAACGGGATTCTGCGAATTCACAGAAAGAAACGTCAATGGTTCCACAATGTTTGTCAGTCAGTGTAATTATGAACTAGGAATTGCATACAACTGCACACATTGTGAACGTCAAGGGCGACACTGTGCATTCAGTTCACAGATGAACCAAACATTCTGCATGCATCACG GTTCACGTGTCAAAGTCATTGCAG CTACATCATCGGCAGCTGCATTAGTTATTTTGTTGATGGCGGCCACTGCACTCTATCTTTCACTTAAGTCAAAATATAATGAAGAGATAAACTTGAAGGTTGAAATGTTTCTCAAGACATATGGTACATCAAAACCCACGAGGTACACTTTCTCTGAAGTTAAGAAGATAGCAAGGCGGTTCAAGAAAAAAGTAGGCCAAGGTGGATTTGGAAGTGTATACAAAGGTGAGCTACCAAATGGAGTGCCTGTGGCTGTCAAAGTGCTAGAGAACTCTACGGGAAAGGGAGATGAATTTGTCAATGAAGTTGCAACCATAGGGCTAATCCACCATGCAAATATTGTGCGCCTATTGGGATTTTGCTCTCAAGGAACAAGACGTGCCCTCATTTATGAATTCATGCCTAATGAGTCATTGGAGAAATACATATTCATGCATGCTTCCGGTGCATCTCAAGAACATCTAGTACCAAACAAAATGGTAGATATTGCTTTAGGCATTGCCCGAGGAGTGGAATATCTACATCAAGGATGCAACAAGCGCATCCTCCACTTTGACATCAAGCCTCACAACATCTTGCTGGACTACAACTTCAACCCAAAGATCTCAGACTTTGGCCTCGCAAAACTTTGTGCGAGGGATCAAAGTATTGTTACTCTGACGACAGCAAGAGGCACTATGGGCTATATTGCACCAGAGCTGTATTCCAGGAATTTTGGAGATGTATCCTACAAGTCAGATGTTTACAGTTTTGGCATGCTGGTGTTAGAAATGGTAAGTGGGAGGAGGAACTCAGATCCAAGTGTTGACAACCAAAATGAGGTTTACCTCCCAGAGTGGATCTTTGAGAGGGTAATCACTGGGAATGACTTGGTGGTGCTTGCTAGAGAAATGAcaggagaagaaaaaagaaagatcagGCAGCTAGCCATTGTGGCCCTATGGTGCATTCAATGGAACCCAAGAAATCGACCCTCGATGACAAAGGTGGTGAACATGTTGACAGGGAGGTTGGAGAATCTACAGATGCCCCCAAAGCCTTTCATCCCATCCCAAAGTCATCCTGCGCCTTAG
- the LOC120709597 gene encoding rust resistance kinase Lr10-like isoform X2, producing MECTWPPHRLMKTSPTTLRHLGAANMGQRSDMSILPLDCKAVSNGTIPIPVADIMPYTTFKEQVEMILNNAAMTVGWWIHEYEPEFAFSGTQCGRQTGFCEFTERNVNGSTMFVSQCNYELGIAYNCTHCERQGRHCAFSSQMNQTFCMHHGSRVKVIAATSSAAALVILLMAATALYLSLKSKYNEEINLKVEMFLKTYGTSKPTRYTFSEVKKIARRFKKKVGQGGFGSVYKGELPNGVPVAVKVLENSTGKGDEFVNEVATIGLIHHANIVRLLGFCSQGTRRALIYEFMPNESLEKYIFMHASGASQEHLVPNKMVDIALGIARGVEYLHQGCNKRILHFDIKPHNILLDYNFNPKISDFGLAKLCARDQSIVTLTTARGTMGYIAPELYSRNFGDVSYKSDVYSFGMLVLEMVSGRRNSDPSVDNQNEVYLPEWIFERVITGNDLVVLAREMTGEEKRKIRQLAIVALWCIQWNPRNRPSMTKVVNMLTGRLENLQMPPKPFIPSQSHPAP from the exons ATGGAGTGTACATGGCCACCGCATCGGCTGATGAAGACCTCTCCAACTACTCTCCGCCATCTCGGTGCAGCAAACATGGGCCAGAGATCAG ATATGTCTATTCTTCCGTTGGACTGCAAGGCAGTCTCAAATGGCACTATTCCAATTCCAGTGGCAGATATCATGCCATATACAACATTCAAGGAACAAGTAGAAATGATCCTCAACAATGCCGCAATGACTGTCGGTTGGTGGATTCATGAGTATGAACCAGAATTTGCTTTCAGTGGCACACAATGCGGACGTCAAACGGGATTCTGCGAATTCACAGAAAGAAACGTCAATGGTTCCACAATGTTTGTCAGTCAGTGTAATTATGAACTAGGAATTGCATACAACTGCACACATTGTGAACGTCAAGGGCGACACTGTGCATTCAGTTCACAGATGAACCAAACATTCTGCATGCATCACG GTTCACGTGTCAAAGTCATTGCAG CTACATCATCGGCAGCTGCATTAGTTATTTTGTTGATGGCGGCCACTGCACTCTATCTTTCACTTAAGTCAAAATATAATGAAGAGATAAACTTGAAGGTTGAAATGTTTCTCAAGACATATGGTACATCAAAACCCACGAGGTACACTTTCTCTGAAGTTAAGAAGATAGCAAGGCGGTTCAAGAAAAAAGTAGGCCAAGGTGGATTTGGAAGTGTATACAAAGGTGAGCTACCAAATGGAGTGCCTGTGGCTGTCAAAGTGCTAGAGAACTCTACGGGAAAGGGAGATGAATTTGTCAATGAAGTTGCAACCATAGGGCTAATCCACCATGCAAATATTGTGCGCCTATTGGGATTTTGCTCTCAAGGAACAAGACGTGCCCTCATTTATGAATTCATGCCTAATGAGTCATTGGAGAAATACATATTCATGCATGCTTCCGGTGCATCTCAAGAACATCTAGTACCAAACAAAATGGTAGATATTGCTTTAGGCATTGCCCGAGGAGTGGAATATCTACATCAAGGATGCAACAAGCGCATCCTCCACTTTGACATCAAGCCTCACAACATCTTGCTGGACTACAACTTCAACCCAAAGATCTCAGACTTTGGCCTCGCAAAACTTTGTGCGAGGGATCAAAGTATTGTTACTCTGACGACAGCAAGAGGCACTATGGGCTATATTGCACCAGAGCTGTATTCCAGGAATTTTGGAGATGTATCCTACAAGTCAGATGTTTACAGTTTTGGCATGCTGGTGTTAGAAATGGTAAGTGGGAGGAGGAACTCAGATCCAAGTGTTGACAACCAAAATGAGGTTTACCTCCCAGAGTGGATCTTTGAGAGGGTAATCACTGGGAATGACTTGGTGGTGCTTGCTAGAGAAATGAcaggagaagaaaaaagaaagatcagGCAGCTAGCCATTGTGGCCCTATGGTGCATTCAATGGAACCCAAGAAATCGACCCTCGATGACAAAGGTGGTGAACATGTTGACAGGGAGGTTGGAGAATCTACAGATGCCCCCAAAGCCTTTCATCCCATCCCAAAGTCATCCTGCGCCTTAG
- the LOC120709876 gene encoding rust resistance kinase Lr10-like, translating into MANKAFPLADAGGQVESLQPSCGYLAKIPFDDSRSSHAEQPEDPTYANITELVTDGFRVKFPSDVYCWQTHVSHPYTWKLRKCLNDTKSHIVRYWCHQTTYWLVFLPLAAYTFLAHKYWKTRIAVDAVEKFLRMQQMLGPTRFAYTDITAITSHFRDKLGQGGYGSVYKGVLLPGDVHLAVKMLSTSNCNGDDFISEVSTIGRIHHINVVRLVGFCAEDMRRALVYEYMPHGSLDKYIFSSERSFSWDKLNEIALGIARGINYLHRGCDMQILHFDIKPHNILLDINFVPKVADFGLAKLYPRDKSFVPVSASRGTIGYIAPEMYCRGFGAISSKSDVYSFGMLLLEMAGGRRNFHQNAASSQAYYPSWVYSQLAKHETGETSSASISHMHELERKLCIIGLRCIQLNPQDRPTMNEVIEMLESGADVLQMPSTRPFFCGEDDTDDHIAVEGSCHSSSVLTAISEEDE; encoded by the exons ATGGCGAACAAAGCAT TTCCATTAGCAGATGCTGGTGGCCAAG TTGAATCTCTTCAACCTTCATGTGGCTACTTGGCTAAGATTCCCTTTGATGACTCCCGTTCGTCGCATGCCGAGCAGCCAGAAGATCCAACTTATGCAAATATCACAGAATTGGTGACGGATGGGTTTCGTGTTAAGTTTCCTAGTGATGTTTACTGCTGGCAAACTCATGTTTCTCACCCATATACCTGGAAACTGAGAAAATGCTTAAATGATACAAAAAG TCATATTGTACGCTATTGGTGTCACCAAACTACTTATTG GCTTGTGTTCCTGCCGCTGGCAGCATACACATTTCTTGCCCACAAGTACTGGAAAACGAGGATAGCAGTTGACGCAGTCGAGAAGTTTCTCCGGATGCAACAAATGCTTGGTCCAACTAGGTTTGCCTACACAGACATCACAGCAATCACGAGCCATTTTAGAGACAAGCTTGGCCAGGGAGGGTATGGCTCCGTCTACAAGGGTGTGCTCCTCCCAGGAGATGTCCATCTTGCAGTGAAGATGCTGAGCACCTCCAACTGCAATGGGGACGATTTCATCAGTGAAGTCTCGACAATTGGTAGGATCCATCACATCAATGTGGTTCGTCTGGTGGGCTTTTGTGCAGAAGACATGAGGAGGGCACTGGTGTATGAATACATGCCCCATGGCTCATTGGATAAGTACATATTCTCATCTGAGAGAAGTTTTTCATGGGACAAGCTTAATGAGATTGCTTTGGGCATTGCAAGAGGCATCAATTACTTGCATCGGGGTTGTGATATGCAGATCCTTCACTTTGACATCAAGCCACACAACATCCTTCTCGATATCAATTTTGTCCCCAAAGTTGCTGACTTTGGCCTTGCCAAGTTGTACCCAAGGGACAAGAGTTTTGTGCCAGTTAGCGCCTCTCGGGGAACTATTGGGTACATAGCCCCTGAAATGTATTGTCGGGGTTTTGGTGCCATATCAAGCAAATCTGATGTCTACAGCTTTGGTATGCTGTTGCTGGAGATGGCAGGAGGGCGAAGGAATTTTCACCAAAATGCAGCGTCAAGTCAGGCATACTACCCATCATGGGTGTATAGTCAGCTAGCTAAACATGAAACGGGTGAGACATCTTCTGCTTCTATTTCTCACATGCATGAGTTGGAGAGGAAGCTGTGCATTATTGGGCTACGGTGCATTCAATTGAACCCGCAAGATCGTCCGACCATGAATGAGGTCATAGAGATGCTCGAATCTGGCGCTGATGTCCTACAAATGCCATCGACTAGACCGTTCTTTTGTGGTGAGGACGACACTGATGACCACATTGCTGTCGAAGGTTCATGCCATTCTTCTTCCGTGTTGACTGCAATCTCGGAGGAAGATGAGTGA